A genomic segment from Oryctolagus cuniculus chromosome 14, mOryCun1.1, whole genome shotgun sequence encodes:
- the NADK2 gene encoding NAD kinase 2, mitochondrial isoform X3, whose translation MLLAASKVLDRLKPVIGVNTDPERSEGHLCLPVRYTHSFPEALQKFSRGEFRWLWRQRIRLYLEGTGINPVPVDLHEQQLSLNQHSRAFNIERVDDERSEASGPQLLPVRALNEVFIGESLSSRASYYEISVDDGPWEKQKSSGLNLCTGTGSKAWSFNINRVATQAVEDVLNIAKRQGNLNLPLNRELVEKVTNEYNESLLYSPEEPKILFSIREPIANRVFSSSRQRCFSSKVCVRSRCWDACMVVDGGTSFEFNDGAIASMTINKEDELRTVLLEQ comes from the exons GTCTGAGGGTCATTTATGCCTGCCTGTTCGATACACACATTCCTTCCCAGAAGCCTTGCAGAAGTTCTCTCGCGGTGAGTTCAG GTGGCTTTGGAGGCAGCGGATCCGCCTGTACCTTGAGGGGACCGGTATCAACCCAGTTCCTGTGGACCTGCACGAGCAGCAGCTGAGCTTGAATCAGCACAGTAGAGCTTTCAACATTGAACGAGTTGACGATGAAA GGTCTGAGGCTTCAGGACCCCAACTTTTGCCAGTGAGAGCATTAAATGAAGTCTTCATTGGGGAGAGTCTGTCATCCAG GGCCTCCTATTATGAGATTTCGGTTGATGATGGTCCATGGGAAAAACAGAAGAGTTCAGGGCTCAATTTGTGTACAGGAACAGGATCAAAGGCTTG gtCATTTAATATAAATAGGGTTGCAACTCAGGCTGTGGaagatgttttaaatattg CAAAAAGGCAAGGAAATTTGAATCTTCCATTGAACAGAGAATTGGTAGAGAAAG taaCAAATGAATATAATGAATCCCTGCTCTACAGTCCAGAAGAACCAAAAATACTTTTCAGTATTCGAGAACCAATAGCAAACAGGGTTTTCTCAAGCAGTCGTCAGCGTTGTTTCTCCTCAAA GGTTTGTGTTCGTTCTCGTTGTTGGGATGCCTGTATGGTGGTGGATGGAGGAACTTCTTTTGAGTTTAATGATGGTGCAATTGCTTCAATGACAATCAATAAAGAAGATGAGCTTCGAACTGTGCTTCTAGAACAATGA
- the NADK2 gene encoding NAD kinase 2, mitochondrial isoform X4 gives MLLAASKVLDRLKPVIGVNTDPERSEGHLCLPVRYTHSFPEALQKFSRGEFRWLWRQRIRLYLEGTGINPVPVDLHEQQLSLNQHSRAFNIERVDDERSEASGPQLLPVRALNEVFIGESLSSRMSYCWAVAVDNLRRSVPTLKGLASYYEISVDDGPWEKQKSSGLNLCTGTGSKAWSFNINRVATQAVEDVLNIAKRQGNLNLPLNRELVEKVTNEYNESLLYSPEEPKILFSIREPIANRVFSSSRQRCFSSKVCVRSRCWDACMVVDGGTSFEFNDGAIASMTINKEDELRTVLLEQ, from the exons GTCTGAGGGTCATTTATGCCTGCCTGTTCGATACACACATTCCTTCCCAGAAGCCTTGCAGAAGTTCTCTCGCGGTGAGTTCAG GTGGCTTTGGAGGCAGCGGATCCGCCTGTACCTTGAGGGGACCGGTATCAACCCAGTTCCTGTGGACCTGCACGAGCAGCAGCTGAGCTTGAATCAGCACAGTAGAGCTTTCAACATTGAACGAGTTGACGATGAAA GGTCTGAGGCTTCAGGACCCCAACTTTTGCCAGTGAGAGCATTAAATGAAGTCTTCATTGGGGAGAGTCTGTCATCCAG AATGTCTTATTGTTGGGCTGTAGCAGTGGACAATTTAAGAAGAAGTGTACCCACTCTAAAGGGACT GGCCTCCTATTATGAGATTTCGGTTGATGATGGTCCATGGGAAAAACAGAAGAGTTCAGGGCTCAATTTGTGTACAGGAACAGGATCAAAGGCTTG gtCATTTAATATAAATAGGGTTGCAACTCAGGCTGTGGaagatgttttaaatattg CAAAAAGGCAAGGAAATTTGAATCTTCCATTGAACAGAGAATTGGTAGAGAAAG taaCAAATGAATATAATGAATCCCTGCTCTACAGTCCAGAAGAACCAAAAATACTTTTCAGTATTCGAGAACCAATAGCAAACAGGGTTTTCTCAAGCAGTCGTCAGCGTTGTTTCTCCTCAAA GGTTTGTGTTCGTTCTCGTTGTTGGGATGCCTGTATGGTGGTGGATGGAGGAACTTCTTTTGAGTTTAATGATGGTGCAATTGCTTCAATGACAATCAATAAAGAAGATGAGCTTCGAACTGTGCTTCTAGAACAATGA